Proteins found in one Arthrobacter pascens genomic segment:
- a CDS encoding amino acid permease codes for MTLKSTQVRPETHLGHSMKPRQLTMMGLGSAIGAGLFLGSGAGIQAAGPAVLISYLVAGTLIILVMWALGEMAAANPASGGFSVYAERALGKTAGATVGWLWWLQLVVVIAAEALGAAGLLFSVWPVIPVWALALIFMVVFTAINLAGVRNFGEFEFWFAILKVAAIVLFLAVGAALLLGLLPEVSSPGLANITTDFAPAGLGGVATALFVVIFAFGGTEIVSVAAAETEDPEHSVGKAIRTVVWRILVFYIGSVFVIAAVLPATSGSLASPFAGVLDAAQIPGAATAITLVAVVALLSALNANLYGASRMVYSLAERGEAPAFLSRLSGARVPMLAVGVSVAFGFVATVLELMFPERILPALFQLVGSTCLVVWGTALVSQLILRRRADSRGDSLPLRMKGFPGLTIFGLVLLGLIFAVGFSAESSRSQLFSTFALVACLAAACWFGARLTTRERQPN; via the coding sequence ATGACACTGAAGTCGACGCAAGTGCGTCCGGAAACGCACCTCGGCCACAGCATGAAACCCCGCCAGCTCACAATGATGGGGCTGGGAAGCGCCATCGGCGCCGGACTGTTCCTGGGCTCCGGCGCCGGAATCCAGGCCGCGGGGCCGGCTGTCCTCATTTCCTACCTGGTTGCCGGCACCCTCATCATCCTGGTGATGTGGGCTCTCGGTGAAATGGCGGCCGCGAACCCTGCCAGCGGCGGGTTCTCCGTTTACGCTGAGCGTGCCCTGGGGAAGACGGCGGGCGCCACAGTGGGCTGGCTGTGGTGGCTTCAGCTGGTGGTGGTCATTGCCGCCGAAGCCCTTGGTGCCGCAGGGCTGCTGTTCTCTGTCTGGCCTGTCATACCTGTCTGGGCCCTGGCCCTGATCTTCATGGTGGTATTTACTGCCATCAACCTCGCCGGGGTCAGGAACTTTGGCGAGTTCGAATTCTGGTTCGCCATCCTGAAGGTTGCCGCCATTGTCCTGTTCCTCGCGGTGGGGGCTGCCCTCCTCCTGGGACTCCTCCCGGAGGTGTCGTCGCCAGGACTGGCCAACATCACCACGGACTTCGCCCCGGCAGGACTCGGAGGAGTCGCCACGGCGCTGTTTGTGGTGATCTTTGCCTTCGGCGGCACCGAGATTGTTTCCGTGGCGGCTGCAGAAACCGAGGATCCGGAGCACAGCGTGGGCAAGGCGATCCGCACCGTGGTGTGGCGGATCCTGGTCTTCTACATCGGCTCGGTCTTTGTCATTGCAGCAGTACTGCCAGCCACGTCCGGAAGCCTGGCTTCGCCGTTCGCGGGCGTGCTCGACGCCGCCCAAATCCCCGGCGCCGCTACGGCAATCACCCTGGTCGCCGTCGTCGCACTTCTCTCCGCCCTGAACGCGAACCTTTATGGCGCCTCCCGCATGGTCTATTCGCTGGCTGAACGCGGCGAGGCGCCTGCCTTCCTGTCAAGGCTCAGCGGCGCGAGGGTGCCCATGCTGGCCGTCGGCGTCTCCGTGGCCTTCGGATTCGTCGCCACCGTCCTGGAACTGATGTTCCCGGAAAGGATCCTGCCAGCCCTGTTTCAACTTGTTGGCTCCACCTGCCTGGTGGTGTGGGGCACAGCCCTCGTCTCCCAGCTGATTCTCCGGCGGCGTGCGGACAGCAGGGGCGATTCCCTGCCACTGCGGATGAAAGGCTTCCCGGGCCTCACGATCTTCGGCCTGGTACTCCTGGGCCTGATCTTCGCTGTCGGTTTCAGCGCCGAGAGCAGCCGCAGCCAGCTGTTCAGCACTTTTGCCCTGGTTGCCTGCCTCGCTGCAGCCTGCTGGTTCGGCGCGCGGCTCACCACCCGCGAGCGCCAGCCCAACTAG
- a CDS encoding Lrp/AsnC family transcriptional regulator, producing the protein MNVDALDAKVVRFFTDNPRASVLEASRVLGVARATIQSRLDRMTEAGVISSWVPQPDPARFGFPVVAFCSLTINQDLGHDAVAEALAAIPELIEIHTVSGSSDLMARIAARSNLDLQRVLDAMIATRTVQRASSVIVLNTHFQGRTLRLLEAAASTPDS; encoded by the coding sequence ATGAACGTCGATGCCCTGGACGCCAAAGTTGTCCGATTCTTCACGGACAACCCGCGGGCGTCCGTGCTTGAGGCCTCCCGGGTCCTTGGCGTGGCCCGTGCCACCATCCAGTCGAGACTCGACAGGATGACGGAGGCGGGCGTGATCAGTTCGTGGGTTCCCCAGCCGGACCCGGCCAGATTCGGGTTTCCGGTGGTGGCCTTCTGTTCCCTGACCATCAACCAGGACCTGGGCCATGACGCTGTGGCCGAGGCACTGGCCGCTATCCCCGAGCTGATCGAAATCCACACTGTCTCCGGGAGCTCTGACCTCATGGCCAGAATCGCTGCACGGTCCAACCTGGACCTTCAACGCGTCCTGGACGCGATGATCGCCACCAGGACGGTGCAACGGGCGTCTTCTGTTATTGTCCTCAACACCCACTTCCAGGGCAGGACCCTGAGGCTGCTGGAGGCGGCGGCCTCCACGCCGGACAGCTAG
- a CDS encoding NUDIX hydrolase, which translates to MYTSSANVAERQAAPPSLAISTVIFALRPSEASGRPTLWMPLVRRIREPFKGLWAIPGGPLTHSESLQDAASRNLQETTGLAPSYLEQLYAFGGLHRSPSQRVVSIVYWALVQPTEAALADESENVKWFRADRLGELAFDHNAIVDYALWRLRNKLAYGSVAYHLLGEYFTLAQVREVYEAVLDRQLDPANFRRQIMSTPEIEETGEYLQGGKHRPPRLYRFTGRPGLDPDNRSTS; encoded by the coding sequence TTGTACACCAGTTCAGCGAACGTTGCCGAGCGCCAGGCGGCACCTCCGTCGCTTGCCATCTCCACTGTCATTTTTGCGCTCCGGCCCAGTGAAGCTTCAGGCAGGCCCACCCTCTGGATGCCGCTGGTCCGCCGCATCCGTGAGCCGTTCAAGGGCCTCTGGGCAATCCCGGGCGGACCGCTGACGCACTCCGAGTCGTTGCAGGACGCGGCGTCACGGAACCTCCAGGAGACCACCGGATTGGCCCCGAGCTACCTGGAACAGCTTTACGCCTTTGGCGGCCTGCACCGTTCACCCAGCCAGCGCGTTGTATCGATCGTCTACTGGGCCCTGGTGCAGCCCACGGAAGCCGCGCTCGCCGACGAATCGGAAAACGTCAAATGGTTCCGGGCAGACCGCCTCGGCGAGCTGGCTTTTGACCACAACGCCATTGTTGATTACGCCCTCTGGCGCCTGCGCAACAAGCTTGCCTACGGCTCCGTGGCCTATCACCTGCTGGGGGAGTACTTCACTCTCGCCCAGGTCCGCGAAGTCTATGAGGCCGTGCTGGACCGGCAGCTGGATCCGGCCAATTTCCGCCGCCAGATCATGTCCACACCGGAGATCGAAGAGACCGGTGAGTACCTCCAGGGCGGCAAACACCGTCCCCCACGCCTCTACCGCTTCACCGGCCGCCCCGGCCTTGACCCAGATAACAGGAGCACATCATGA
- the nadA gene encoding quinolinate synthase NadA produces MSSVNTAIQLITREQAEEAVTGSKAGSTCSPALAKGPWDYDLAEALAGVPAYGPGASSADVAPAATPRQGQLPAEYKLASDAELDARIRAAKAALGDRAVILGHFYQRDEVIQYADFVGDSFQLANAALTKPDAEAIIFCGVHFMAETADILSTPEQAVILPNLAAGCSMADMADTDSVEECWEQLEEIFGTEPDAAGRVPVIPVTYMNSSAALKAFCGEHGGIVCTSSNARTVLEWAFQRGQRVLFFPDQHLGRNTAKAMGVPLEQMPMWNPRKVLGGNAEQDLLDSRVILWHGFCSVHKRFNVAQIDKARADFPGVQVIVHPECPMEVVDAADAAGSTDFIKKAIAAATEPTTFAIGTEINMVNRLAAEYPQHTIFCLDPVICPCSTMYRIHPGYLAWVLEELAAGRIVNRITVADAVQANARTALERMLAARP; encoded by the coding sequence ATGAGCAGCGTTAACACAGCAATCCAGCTGATCACGCGCGAGCAGGCCGAAGAGGCCGTCACGGGCAGCAAGGCCGGCAGCACCTGCAGTCCCGCGCTTGCCAAGGGCCCTTGGGACTATGACCTCGCCGAGGCGCTCGCAGGTGTCCCCGCCTATGGTCCGGGTGCGTCCAGCGCGGATGTTGCCCCGGCTGCCACTCCCCGCCAGGGCCAGCTTCCGGCGGAATACAAGCTCGCCAGCGACGCGGAACTGGACGCCCGGATCCGCGCGGCCAAGGCAGCCCTTGGCGACCGGGCCGTCATCCTGGGCCACTTCTATCAGCGCGATGAAGTGATCCAGTACGCCGACTTTGTTGGCGATTCGTTCCAGCTGGCTAACGCGGCGCTGACAAAACCCGACGCCGAGGCCATCATCTTCTGCGGCGTGCATTTCATGGCCGAAACGGCAGACATTCTGTCCACACCGGAACAGGCGGTCATCCTGCCCAACCTGGCGGCCGGATGCTCCATGGCGGACATGGCGGACACCGACTCCGTGGAAGAGTGCTGGGAGCAGCTCGAAGAGATCTTTGGCACCGAGCCCGACGCCGCCGGCCGCGTCCCGGTCATTCCCGTCACTTACATGAATTCCTCCGCAGCACTGAAGGCGTTCTGTGGCGAACACGGCGGCATCGTCTGCACCTCCTCCAACGCCAGGACCGTCCTTGAATGGGCGTTCCAGCGCGGCCAGCGTGTGCTGTTCTTCCCGGACCAGCACCTGGGCCGCAACACCGCCAAAGCCATGGGTGTGCCGCTGGAACAGATGCCCATGTGGAACCCGCGGAAGGTCCTGGGCGGCAATGCCGAACAGGACCTGCTGGATTCCCGGGTGATCCTCTGGCACGGCTTCTGCTCCGTGCACAAGCGCTTCAATGTGGCTCAGATCGACAAGGCGCGGGCGGACTTCCCAGGAGTCCAGGTCATCGTGCATCCCGAGTGCCCCATGGAGGTGGTGGACGCCGCCGACGCCGCCGGATCCACAGACTTCATCAAGAAGGCCATTGCTGCCGCCACCGAGCCCACCACGTTCGCGATCGGCACCGAAATCAACATGGTGAACCGGCTGGCCGCCGAATACCCGCAGCACACCATCTTCTGCCTTGACCCTGTCATCTGCCCCTGCTCCACGATGTACCGGATCCACCCCGGCTACCTCGCCTGGGTCCTCGAAGAACTGGCAGCGGGCCGCATCGTCAACCGGATCACCGTTGCGGACGCCGTGCAGGCGAACGCCCGGACGGCGCTCGAGCGCATGCTCGCCGCCAGGCCGTAG
- the nadB gene encoding L-aspartate oxidase, which yields MTRTSAPRRLVVVGSGIAGLYAVLLAADAGADVVLLTKGALAESNTYYAQGGISAVLDSPATGDTVAAHIADTLRAGAGHCIEEAVRVLCSEARHDIAALRRFGVPFDLDHDGGPSLGLEAAHSAPRILHAGGDATGARVANALIRAVLAREAHGTIQLFGHARATALVQSEGRVSGVEFTQDGRSLRLAGDAVLLATGGAGQLFAQTTNPAVATADGLALAWRAGAAVSDLEFFQFHPTCLVPIGEAAAPGADRDPMLISEAVRGEGAVLLDARGHRFMPEYHPDAELAPRDVVSRSIALHLAKLGDPNGHVFLDARVIEAAKGPGFLDKRFPTISQRTRQAGIDWTRGLVPVAPAAHYWMGGVSTDLYARTSVPGLLAAGEVACTGVQGANRLASNSLLEGLVFGRRAVEGFLGDSSAGPSAGASFDAVPPRAPHDLPNLASSAREPGSRGPTAAGGLPLTHASGTPSDDGGQGGLGGAPEMHLADAYEWERVGPEPVQPFSRDALRRLMTAKAGVLRNGVLLREAGDALEAWAAVVRPESVPDAGDPRAHEDANLLLAARLLVRAAQGRRDSLGAHYRSDSRLSDAGIEDTGIEELEESYRMRPKVSLARD from the coding sequence GTGACCCGGACCTCAGCGCCCCGGCGGCTTGTCGTCGTCGGAAGCGGCATCGCCGGACTCTACGCCGTTCTCCTGGCTGCCGACGCCGGTGCAGACGTGGTGTTGCTGACTAAGGGAGCCCTCGCGGAAAGCAATACCTACTACGCCCAGGGCGGCATTTCCGCCGTTCTGGACAGTCCGGCAACCGGAGACACCGTAGCGGCGCACATCGCCGACACGCTGAGGGCGGGTGCTGGCCACTGCATCGAAGAGGCAGTCCGGGTGCTCTGCTCGGAAGCGCGCCATGACATCGCAGCGTTACGGCGATTCGGCGTGCCGTTCGACCTGGACCACGACGGCGGACCGTCCCTGGGGCTCGAAGCCGCCCACTCTGCCCCGCGTATCCTGCACGCCGGCGGTGACGCCACCGGAGCCCGGGTGGCAAACGCGCTGATCCGCGCCGTCCTGGCACGGGAGGCGCACGGAACCATCCAGCTGTTCGGTCATGCCCGGGCCACAGCCCTGGTCCAGTCGGAGGGCAGGGTGTCCGGCGTCGAGTTCACCCAAGACGGACGGAGCCTGCGCTTGGCGGGCGACGCCGTGCTGCTGGCCACCGGCGGTGCGGGCCAGCTGTTCGCCCAGACCACCAATCCCGCGGTTGCCACTGCAGACGGGCTGGCCCTCGCCTGGCGCGCCGGGGCGGCCGTTTCCGATCTGGAATTCTTCCAGTTCCATCCCACATGCCTGGTGCCCATCGGTGAAGCCGCGGCACCAGGGGCGGACCGGGATCCGATGCTCATCTCGGAAGCAGTGCGGGGTGAAGGCGCTGTACTGCTGGATGCCCGCGGCCACCGCTTTATGCCTGAATACCATCCGGATGCCGAGCTTGCCCCCCGGGACGTCGTCTCGCGCAGCATCGCCCTCCATCTGGCCAAGCTCGGCGACCCCAACGGCCACGTGTTTCTCGACGCCCGGGTCATCGAGGCCGCCAAGGGCCCAGGCTTTCTCGACAAGCGCTTCCCTACCATCAGCCAGCGCACCCGACAGGCCGGCATCGACTGGACCCGCGGCCTTGTGCCCGTTGCTCCGGCGGCACACTACTGGATGGGCGGCGTTTCCACCGACCTGTACGCGAGGACGTCCGTGCCCGGACTCCTCGCCGCCGGCGAGGTTGCCTGCACCGGCGTCCAGGGTGCCAACCGGCTCGCAAGCAACTCGCTCCTCGAAGGACTGGTTTTCGGGCGGCGCGCTGTCGAAGGGTTCCTGGGGGACAGCTCCGCAGGTCCCTCGGCTGGGGCATCGTTCGACGCTGTTCCTCCGCGTGCTCCCCACGATCTCCCCAACCTCGCAAGCTCGGCCCGGGAACCCGGATCGCGTGGGCCCACGGCCGCTGGCGGCCTCCCCTTGACGCACGCTTCCGGAACACCCTCGGACGACGGCGGGCAGGGCGGTCTGGGCGGCGCTCCGGAAATGCACCTTGCCGACGCGTACGAGTGGGAACGTGTTGGCCCCGAGCCTGTTCAGCCTTTTTCACGGGATGCCCTTCGCCGCTTGATGACTGCCAAGGCCGGGGTGCTACGGAACGGCGTGCTGTTGCGGGAGGCGGGAGATGCGCTGGAGGCTTGGGCCGCCGTCGTCCGTCCCGAAAGCGTTCCTGATGCCGGGGATCCGCGGGCGCATGAGGACGCCAACCTCCTGCTGGCAGCGCGGTTGCTGGTCCGCGCGGCCCAGGGGCGCCGGGATTCCCTGGGCGCCCACTACCGCAGTGACAGCCGGCTGTCCGATGCCGGCATCGAAGACACCGGCATCGAAGAACTTGAAGAGTCCTACCGAATGCGCCCGAAAGTGAGCCTTGCCCGTGATTGA
- the nadC gene encoding carboxylating nicotinate-nucleotide diphosphorylase — translation MTEPAKFDLALPSAPVREILERAFAEDAPAGDITSQLLIPAEARATAVLNARVPGVFSGATVFRDAMLLVDPDTEVELLLSDGETFDAGTPLARVSGRARSVLLAERVALNLVQRMSAIATKTAEYVKLAEGTDARITDTRKTTPGLRILERFAVRCGGGANHRYSLSDAVLAKDNHLAVMTGGDPGRLTGLLAAAKARLGHTTHFEVEVDRMDQIEPVLAAGVDTIMLDNFTVDELKAGVAVVDGRARVEASGNVNLQTVAGIAATGVDVISVGALTHSVVALDLGLDVELTMD, via the coding sequence ATGACTGAACCCGCCAAGTTTGACCTGGCCCTTCCGTCAGCGCCTGTGCGGGAGATCCTGGAACGGGCATTCGCGGAGGATGCCCCGGCGGGGGACATCACCTCCCAGCTGCTCATACCGGCTGAAGCCCGCGCCACGGCAGTTTTGAATGCCCGCGTTCCCGGCGTCTTCAGCGGCGCAACGGTGTTCCGGGATGCCATGCTGCTGGTCGATCCGGACACCGAGGTGGAACTGCTGCTCTCCGACGGTGAAACGTTCGACGCCGGCACTCCCCTCGCACGGGTCAGCGGCCGGGCGCGCTCGGTGCTGCTTGCGGAACGCGTAGCCCTCAACCTGGTGCAGCGGATGTCCGCGATCGCCACCAAGACGGCGGAATACGTGAAGCTGGCCGAAGGCACCGACGCCAGGATTACGGACACACGGAAGACCACTCCCGGGCTGCGCATCCTGGAACGGTTCGCTGTCCGCTGCGGGGGCGGGGCCAACCACCGCTACAGCCTCTCCGATGCCGTGCTGGCCAAGGACAACCATCTCGCCGTGATGACCGGCGGCGATCCCGGCAGGCTCACCGGCCTTCTCGCAGCGGCAAAAGCACGGCTTGGCCACACCACCCACTTCGAAGTTGAAGTGGACAGGATGGACCAGATCGAACCGGTGCTGGCCGCCGGGGTGGACACCATCATGCTGGACAACTTCACGGTGGACGAGCTAAAAGCCGGCGTGGCAGTGGTAGACGGACGCGCCCGGGTGGAGGCCAGTGGCAATGTAAACCTCCAGACGGTGGCGGGGATCGCCGCCACCGGCGTGGACGTCATCTCCGTTGGCGCGCTCACCCACAGCGTGGTGGCGCTGGACCTTGGCCTCGACGTCGAGCTGACCATGGATTGA
- a CDS encoding cysteine desulfurase family protein: MIFLDAAATTPVRREVLDAMWPYLTGEFGNPSSHHSLGESAAAALAGARAAVSGVLGCRSGEVTFTSGGTEADNLAMKGIALARQATEARLNRVVISAIEHPAVEESARYLERFHGFAVDVIPVDGAGRVTLEALAAVLRPETALVSVMYANNEVGTVQPIAQLAALARSRDIPFHTDAVQAAGWLPLDVKALGVDALSISGHKLGAPKGCGALYVRGRTRIEPLVHGGGQERGRRSGTENVAGAVGLATALTLAHAQQLQTAERVAALRDRFIGAVLGTVPRAVLTGHPTERLPSVASFCFPGTSGESVLLELERQGVVCSSGSACAAGSDAPSPVLTALGIETEVAQTAVRFSFDSSISAVDLETAAQAVQAAVASVRTLGRT, encoded by the coding sequence ATGATTTTTCTTGACGCGGCCGCCACCACGCCCGTACGACGTGAAGTGCTGGATGCCATGTGGCCCTATCTGACCGGCGAGTTCGGCAACCCGTCCAGCCATCATTCGCTGGGGGAGTCTGCCGCCGCGGCGCTCGCCGGGGCACGCGCCGCAGTAAGCGGAGTGCTGGGCTGCAGGTCCGGGGAGGTGACGTTCACGTCGGGCGGCACCGAGGCGGACAACCTGGCCATGAAGGGGATTGCGCTGGCGCGGCAGGCAACGGAGGCGCGGCTGAACCGGGTGGTGATCAGCGCCATCGAACATCCTGCAGTGGAGGAATCCGCCCGGTATCTGGAACGGTTCCACGGATTCGCCGTGGACGTCATTCCGGTCGACGGGGCCGGGCGCGTGACGCTGGAGGCGCTCGCTGCAGTATTGAGGCCGGAGACTGCCCTGGTCAGCGTGATGTACGCCAACAACGAGGTGGGAACTGTCCAGCCGATCGCCCAGCTGGCGGCCCTGGCGCGCTCGCGGGACATCCCGTTCCATACCGACGCCGTCCAGGCCGCCGGCTGGTTGCCCTTGGACGTGAAGGCGCTGGGCGTGGACGCGCTGAGCATTTCCGGCCACAAGCTCGGTGCGCCCAAGGGCTGCGGTGCGCTGTATGTCCGCGGCCGGACCCGGATTGAGCCGCTGGTTCATGGCGGTGGCCAGGAACGCGGACGCCGCTCTGGCACCGAAAACGTGGCGGGCGCCGTGGGCCTGGCCACAGCCCTGACGCTGGCGCACGCCCAGCAGCTGCAAACGGCGGAACGCGTGGCGGCGCTGCGGGACCGCTTCATCGGAGCCGTCCTTGGCACCGTTCCCCGGGCAGTCCTGACCGGCCACCCCACCGAACGGCTGCCCTCCGTGGCGTCTTTTTGCTTCCCCGGTACCAGCGGCGAATCGGTGCTCCTGGAGCTGGAGCGGCAGGGCGTGGTGTGTTCGAGCGGTTCGGCGTGCGCCGCGGGTTCGGACGCGCCGTCGCCGGTCCTTACTGCCCTGGGCATAGAGACTGAAGTAGCCCAGACCGCAGTACGGTTCAGTTTCGACTCCTCCATCAGCGCCGTGGATCTGGAGACAGCCGCCCAGGCGGTACAGGCCGCCGTCGCCAGCGTCCGGACCTTGGGCCGAACGTGA
- a CDS encoding GtrA family protein, producing the protein MDSPAAPAAQLTQQPSTEQSSPEQSSTEQSGTEQPRRGAPATRHYRGVLRFPVVRQLIRFTGVGVVCTATSLALYALLRPWLGPQLANAVALVLTSLMNTALNRRLTFKITDQRRIARDHLNGLFVIAVALVITGGSLGVLHWLRPEATVADELWTTTLSGFLATAVRFTMLRHWIFRRARHR; encoded by the coding sequence ATGGATTCCCCTGCCGCGCCCGCCGCCCAGCTGACGCAGCAGCCCAGCACTGAGCAGTCCAGCCCTGAGCAGTCCAGCACCGAGCAGTCCGGCACCGAACAACCACGGCGGGGAGCGCCGGCCACCAGGCATTACCGTGGAGTACTTCGGTTTCCGGTGGTCCGCCAGCTCATCCGCTTTACGGGAGTGGGCGTCGTCTGCACGGCCACATCGCTGGCGCTGTATGCCTTGTTGCGTCCCTGGCTGGGGCCGCAACTGGCCAACGCTGTGGCGCTGGTCCTCACGTCGCTGATGAACACCGCCCTCAACCGGAGGCTGACGTTCAAAATCACAGACCAGCGAAGGATTGCCCGGGACCACCTCAACGGCTTGTTCGTCATTGCCGTGGCCCTGGTCATCACCGGCGGCAGCCTGGGTGTGCTGCACTGGCTGCGCCCGGAAGCCACCGTGGCCGATGAACTCTGGACCACCACACTGTCAGGCTTCCTGGCCACCGCCGTCCGCTTCACTATGCTGCGCCACTGGATCTTCCGCCGCGCCCGCCACCGCTAG
- a CDS encoding fumarylacetoacetate hydrolase family protein has protein sequence MTGAHRLARVRPLSSASPAEQFFVANGDADFLGGTGTVWTVVDTPFPDSPANACSAPRKGWETGDSVPRETFQFLAPSVPANVLGMAHNTGQAGRGLPPQAFHKAATSVVGPGDAIELPAGAGHVDPEAELTIVVGRKARGLTPGNARSAVLGFTIGNDVTSRDLQKSDELWISAKSQDTFTPAGPWIVTGLDDADLAVSIVHNGIELKAASTANLGWKVDEILVYLTSFMTLHPGDLVLTGFPAESAPLVPGDTVSCRVQGIGELTNPVKAVSWENFSA, from the coding sequence GTGACCGGCGCGCACCGCCTTGCCCGTGTCCGTCCGTTGTCCTCCGCATCACCGGCAGAGCAGTTCTTCGTGGCAAATGGTGACGCCGACTTCTTGGGCGGGACCGGCACAGTGTGGACGGTAGTGGATACGCCATTCCCGGACTCCCCTGCAAACGCCTGCAGCGCCCCGCGCAAGGGCTGGGAAACCGGGGATTCAGTGCCCCGGGAGACCTTTCAGTTTCTTGCCCCCAGCGTCCCGGCCAACGTGCTGGGGATGGCGCACAACACCGGCCAGGCAGGCCGTGGCCTGCCGCCCCAGGCCTTCCATAAGGCAGCCACCAGTGTGGTCGGCCCCGGTGATGCCATTGAGCTGCCTGCCGGGGCGGGCCATGTGGATCCCGAGGCGGAGCTGACCATCGTGGTGGGAAGGAAGGCCAGGGGCCTGACGCCCGGGAACGCCCGCAGCGCAGTACTGGGCTTTACCATCGGCAACGACGTGACGAGCCGGGACCTGCAGAAATCAGACGAACTGTGGATCAGCGCAAAGAGCCAGGACACGTTCACTCCTGCCGGTCCGTGGATCGTCACCGGCCTGGATGACGCCGACCTGGCCGTCAGCATTGTCCACAACGGTATTGAGCTGAAGGCGGCCAGCACCGCCAATCTGGGATGGAAGGTGGATGAAATCCTGGTCTACCTGACGTCCTTCATGACGCTGCACCCGGGGGACCTGGTCCTGACCGGCTTCCCTGCCGAGTCCGCACCACTTGTTCCCGGTGACACCGTGAGCTGCCGCGTGCAGGGAATCGGCGAACTCACCAACCCGGTCAAGGCCGTCTCCTGGGAAAATTTCAGTGCGTGA
- a CDS encoding DUF1684 domain-containing protein, which yields MAEEQYGAADDSVADISAIDIADWRLRTFALYDTVRKIAVESPAEAHTYWRQERDRMFGTHPASALTEQDKARFSGLKTADYDPIYRFHVPLTNEGAGREMTVEAGTEGVVRFVRLGTFDLPEMGQLAVWKLQGYGGGIFVPFRDATAGLPGGSYGEGRYLLDTTKGAFHGVHGSGPGAEFVLDFNFAYNPSSAYNEAWVCPLAGPSNRLAVDIPVGELYWPGWS from the coding sequence ATGGCGGAAGAGCAGTACGGCGCGGCCGATGACAGCGTGGCGGACATCTCCGCCATCGATATTGCAGACTGGCGGCTACGGACCTTTGCTCTGTATGACACGGTGCGGAAAATTGCCGTGGAAAGCCCCGCGGAGGCGCATACCTACTGGCGGCAGGAACGCGACCGAATGTTCGGCACCCATCCGGCGTCCGCGCTGACCGAGCAGGACAAAGCGCGTTTCTCCGGGCTCAAGACCGCCGACTACGATCCCATCTACCGCTTCCATGTGCCGCTGACCAATGAGGGCGCCGGCCGGGAGATGACCGTGGAGGCAGGGACCGAAGGCGTGGTCAGGTTTGTCCGCCTGGGTACCTTCGACCTTCCCGAGATGGGCCAGTTGGCGGTGTGGAAGCTGCAGGGCTACGGAGGCGGAATATTCGTTCCCTTCCGGGACGCAACGGCGGGCCTGCCCGGAGGCAGCTACGGTGAGGGCCGGTATCTGCTGGACACCACCAAGGGCGCCTTCCACGGCGTCCACGGCTCCGGTCCCGGGGCAGAATTCGTGCTGGACTTCAATTTTGCCTACAACCCGTCCTCCGCCTACAACGAGGCCTGGGTCTGCCCCCTCGCCGGGCCCTCCAACCGTCTCGCCGTGGATATCCCGGTGGGCGAACTGTACTGGCCCGGCTGGTCTTGA
- a CDS encoding transglutaminase-like domain-containing protein, translated as MERSVAARLVFKTVAHTKAALAISVARNPGYTSFQESLSVTAGGEQVPLTELPDHHGGRIHYMEFADPAEVSVEYSATVSGRAVPEDAPLADLIRYVRPSRYAESDRLLPTAYAEFGGIQGEELLHTVRNWVYGELKYISGSSRGTDGAVETLLNRRGVCRDFAHLAIALLRSKDIPARLAAVYAPGLSPMDFHAVAEAHVNGAWHIIDPTGLAPRESMLRITAGRDSSDTAFLSTVGGSLTLNQLQITAVVNGPLPMEDPAKLVQLG; from the coding sequence ATGGAACGCAGCGTTGCCGCACGCCTGGTATTCAAGACCGTGGCCCACACCAAGGCGGCCCTGGCCATTTCAGTAGCCAGGAACCCCGGCTACACCTCGTTTCAGGAATCCCTGTCCGTGACGGCGGGCGGGGAGCAGGTCCCGTTGACGGAACTCCCGGACCACCACGGCGGACGGATCCATTACATGGAATTCGCCGACCCGGCTGAAGTCAGCGTTGAATATTCGGCAACGGTCAGCGGCCGGGCCGTCCCTGAGGACGCACCGCTGGCTGACCTGATCCGTTACGTCCGGCCCAGCCGCTATGCCGAATCGGACCGGCTGCTGCCCACTGCCTACGCCGAATTCGGTGGGATTCAGGGAGAGGAGCTGCTGCACACGGTACGGAACTGGGTGTACGGGGAGCTGAAGTACATCAGCGGCTCGTCACGGGGGACCGACGGGGCGGTGGAGACCCTCCTGAACCGGCGCGGTGTTTGCCGCGACTTCGCCCACCTGGCCATAGCGCTGCTCCGCTCAAAGGACATTCCGGCCCGTCTTGCTGCTGTGTATGCCCCCGGGCTGAGCCCCATGGATTTCCATGCGGTGGCGGAAGCCCATGTCAACGGTGCCTGGCACATCATCGACCCCACCGGCCTGGCCCCGCGGGAATCGATGTTGAGGATCACGGCCGGCCGGGATTCCTCGGACACGGCCTTCCTGTCCACGGTAGGGGGGAGCCTCACCCTGAACCAGCTCCAGATCACTGCAGTGGTGAACGGTCCCCTTCCGATGGAGGACCCGGCCAAGCTGGTGCAGCTGGGCTAA